In Gigantopelta aegis isolate Gae_Host chromosome 2, Gae_host_genome, whole genome shotgun sequence, the sequence ggtaatgggttcggatcccagtcgaggcgtgggatttttaatccagatacagactccaaaccctgagtgagtgctccgcaagactcaatgggtaggtgtaaaccacttgcaccgaccactgatccataactggttcaacaaaggccatggtttgtgctattctgcctgtgggaagcgcaaataaaagatcccttgctgctaatcggaaagagtagcccatgtagtggcgacagcggatttcctctcaaaatctgtgtggtccttaaccatataaccgtaaataaacaaatttgagtgcatcgttaaataaaacatttatctttttCTTAACCTTCTGAATACCggattaatgttttttttacaaaaaatatgttGACGGGGTacacatttataacttttactaaaatattttcacttaaattttttcataaatatataaaataaagtttacatgtttatcggtaagtattatttccGTGGGTTTTtccagtttttatattttaaatcggTTAATATTGATTAAAGTTAGGCAAAAAATTTAACAAGTCTTGTTTACttacaggcatttgtggccagatgtccagtatttatgtccattattccaaataactttgtttttctgaccagaattggTTTTGGAGActaactacgattcatatcccaatatttccACCATTGTCAAGCGAATAttcttgccgaaaaccactttttaaaCTCAAAATTCACAGGTATTTTCcgttgaaaaatgaaaaaactcAAGCTGCCATACTTTCAATTAATCTATTTCCTGTTCTGTTATTATTTCCGGTGAGtgccgtgtgcaaaacggcaaGAAATATGAATTGAGGGATGCACTGTATACACTATACAGTAGTATGTCAACTTCAGTATCCATGCGATTAAAGTGATTGGTTTGTGAATGGAAACATAGGCAGGAATCGTATCTGGAAACACGATTAAGCATCTTGAATTTATAACCTACATTAAGATAGCCcctccagtttaaaaaaaaagatattttagttATCATTGCATTGTTGTTTGTAGATCCACCTTTAagaataaatgtgttatttggTCGAGGAACTCGTTACTAATTTCTTTAAAGCAAGAGACTAATAGTTTCTGGCAtgagtccttttgtagatggtttttctgacacgagtctcaagaaaatcaatctttGGAGCGAGCTCCatggattgattttcttgagacgagtgtcagaaaaaccatatacaaaaggacgagtgccagaaatattttttagCACAACCTGtcttataaattttattattaatttagtctAACTATACTGTAAGtctcttcattttatttttgtaacgtGACGTCACCTCTAAGCTGACACCCATGTTACGTCACAAGTGTGAAAGCATACAGTGGTGTCGAGAAGACCTACTCATATTATGTGACGTCATATactactttgtttaaaaaattacgTAATCAACCGGTAGCAACTGCCGTGTACATCCtaatattaaccaatgaaaagggcGGATTAGCGTCTACACACATGTGGTAGACGGTTTTTCTAACCCCCCCCTTTCTAGCACCTTTCTACAATGTCATTGTGCTAGAAAATATTTTCTGACAAATcgttaaaaatgtttctttgatATTTGGTAAAGTGACTTTCAGAACATTTAACACGTAACTAATTAATAGTTGACTTGATCTAAAATTGTGCAATCAATGCACAATCATATTAATGGtttgtgtgaaatattgttctctgttaaaaaaaaaaatcaatcaatttgATTGCATTTTGTTTGGCCTATTGAAACTTTTGTAAAGAATGTTTGCTGACAGTTCGAGTTATCTCCCTTAGATAATCTGTAGATTGATTGTATTCTTGAATACATATAAAGGACGAGTCATATcagatattaatattttgtaacataTTACACCAATCGGAGATTAATATCATGTGACCTTATTGTACCGAGATGATAAAATTTGggattttttcattttgtttaatcatTCAGAAATACAAGCAAGAGGTGTTTTCTTACTGTTAAATTTTAGGtgtgtttacatttaaatttgttttattattattatatatcccACAGccccatttcctttcttttctttgaacTCTTATCTTAATTTCTTCAttatctggcaactcctcctatctttcaacttctttgcTGTCCACTTCCACATCTCAGTCCTTGTCTTTCCAACCACAACGtgtacaatttattttaatttctttctagTTGGACCAAGATGCCGAAGAAGCTTTTGACGAGATGATGCGTgaaaacgaagaagaagaaactaACAACATCCCGTCTTCTCCGTACACTCCTAGACCCTCTTCTTCTCTAGTGTCCCCGTCAATCACTCCTGGACACGGCTCATCTGTAGTATCCCCGTCAATCACTCCTGGACACAGCTCATCTGTAGTGACACCGTCAGCCACTCCCAGAATCCAGGGCATGCCTGTTACAGCAAGTGGATCAACACCAAGCCACGTTAGTGTTTATtttaatgctttaaaaaaaaccccaccctacCATCACCAGTCCTTGTGGTTTGATGCAAGTGACTAAAAAAATGCTGTGTCATCATGTGCTGATATCGTTTAAAAGTTGCAAACCCTATTTTCAGCATATAAAAATGGACgctcagtgtttctgccagaaagaaatttttgggtatggcgctatggaattgaatgcaaccacagtcaacagaaagaaaatgggttaagtttagggttagggttaagaaaatcatacattaatgataagagtaattaattttgttaaaagattaactttaaaaaaaaaattgcaaaataaatctcggtatggcgccatacccattttaccctctggcagaaaccctgacgctaagtttgattaatctacaaacctgtaacacatttggataaagttacaacagaatgaaaacaagTCTGACattgaaacagtgaaataccctttaaaatagaTTAGAACTCGACTCCATAGCCGCCATTTGTCAGATTCATGgcgtttttaaacatatgaaaaatacattttgtgatattaaaaacactagaatgaccagaaacgctttggatgtacggaaatggataatctaaacaataaaatctaagcaatgtctgatttcagttatcaaaaaaggcTCTAATGGTGataaatatgcctttaaattagtgtttaaaaactaagttCTTTTACTAAAAATTACTGTGAATTTGACACTTTGTTGTTGCTATGTGTTATCAAGTCACATAGAATTAATTTTGCACATGACAAGGTGTCAGGTTAGTAGGAAATGAGTTCTGTGCTCAACAGTGTGTTGTTTCCTAAAAAGAATTCAAACATCCATTTCCAGCAATAACTTGAacagcataaataaatataactgttACACATTACAcatcttatttttaaattctctCTTCTCTGCAACATTTGGAACAAGCCAGTgttttgaattaaatatttaaaaactaaaacaacaagtagcttcctgcaaagaatgtttacattggaacaGCATCCGACATCACGTGGCAAGTAGTATAATAGATCGTAGCCACATACAAACCTCATCAACCAGTAACATAGTTCTTCCTCGAGTCACATCTAAACTTGCCTTTATTTTAACAGAAAAAGGTAAAAAATATAGCTTGATAGAGGTTGCatgatcaaaaaaaaaaaatcgtgttATGTTTTGATATTGTTATTTGGCAAAGTTTAGATAATGGTGCAACTTGTGAGCTATATTctatttttctatatttaccataatttgacacccaatagccggtgtgtaattttgtcattaaacattcgttcacatatatatatatatatatatctactcaaaagaatttaagggtcaaaaatttataaccaaataagtttcagagtgtattagattgatgatgtaaactacaccaatttttttatttattgttccatatttacaaaaaaacccaaataaacgtcactgtatacaagaaagtcacatgacatgctgtcaaagttgaaggttgtcaaacatggattttacacattagaacattcgtttaatagtgtgtgaatccacccctggcgcgaatacactcgacacatcgttgcctcatgctgttgatcagacgtctgaagaactcttggggaatggcctgccactctgccataagaagttgacccagatcatgaaggttggccggaggggcatggttatcccgaactctcctgcctaattcgtcccaggcatgctctattggggccaagtcaggcgaatatgctggccaatccatcctggcgataccttgttgtctgagaaagtccgttaccaccctggcgcggtggggtctggcattgtcatcctgcataactgccccgccgccaatctgctgaaggcctgggataaccaacggccggataatctcattcagatagcggattccattcagattgccatccaccacatagaggggggtcctgtggtggatagagatgccgccccacaccatgacgctgccaccactgaaccggtgacgttgtctaacgttaacgtcagcgaagcgctccccaggacgtctgtagacacgaacccgaccgtcgttgaactggagactaaacctggactcatcagtgaacatcactcgacctcactgaacacgttgccaccgcagatgaagcgtgcaccagtgacgtctggccgttctgtgacgtggtaggagtggtggtcgaacagcctggcgacggcagcgtagattattggctctcagacgattgtgtatggtttgatcagacactcgagttccagtcgcagtccgcagattgtcacgtaatcagcgtgcagtggttgtgcgttgacgtagagccatattggtgatgtagcggtcctctctatttgtagtgcttcggggtcttcccgaacgtggacgatttcgaacagaattcgtttgcttggtaccgtttgccacagtcggccaacgacactctgactgacaccaagtctcagagcaacatttctttgcgtattgccatcctgaagccaagcaatagcccttcctcgatcttcgatagtcagttgacgtcgtaccattgtcgaatttggagtgtgcaccgtacacgaacgcaagctccaattatacggaaattcagcattgggaacatggaatacacgtgcaaagcgtgcaaatgaagcgctttgtgaaaaagcaagttatgggcacttagcagacctttcactttcgccctaatttacgtgcaaatgtaagcatgttttcgccattagaactagtcgacagtgtcaatgacagtggattttaattcatttatgggttgcttagacccactttcgtcaaaatggaacaataccatgcgtgacattatggtctagctaatataattgacattcagaaaataatgtcgaaaatatcgtctgacccttaaattcttttgagtagtgtgtatatatatatatatatatatatatatatatatatatatatatatatatatatatatatatatatatatatatgtggtacATGTAGGAAGTCAGTTGATCGTTGACAGCAATAACACATTAGTTAAATAAAAcggtagttgtgtttgtattttacattaattagtAAACAACGAGAGGCatgatgtagcttagtggtaaaattgcacacctgatgtgcagtcaatTGATGATTtaatccccgtcgatggaccctttaggctatttctcattcctgccaATACAGTAtactccacaactagtgtatcaaaggccatgatatgtacatgtactatcctgtctttctcatggtgcacataaaagatttcttgctgctaatggaaaagagtaatCCACGGtttggtggcagtgggtttcctctcatctgTCTGGTCTTTAACtacatgttataattaaaatatattgagggcgttttttctttctcagtgaataatataatatagtgaaGTGAGGTTCTTTTAAACATtccagggtttctagaattttttttaaatccactagccatgggatcagtgatttttttaatttactagccacgattaaaaattcactagccctactctagttaatacaattttaataatagtaataatgtcacCTAGAGAGGGAGcaagagcttaaaaacactaaaattgggggtgggtggaggcaggatattcatatttacaaaataaaccttttttcactagccatcgagcatggcaatagtagttatttactagcccaaaattgaataccactagccatgggatttgggctaccataatctagatgCCTTGCATtctttcatgtacatgtacataagtTGGAAGgtattttactcttttttttttatgttattaatatttttttctttgctgTAGGGTTTAACACCTGACCAGATGGAACGCATCGAGAGGAATCGAAGACTGGCCATGGAGAAGAGAAACGCTCGCCTTCATTCAGCAACAGGTTACACCTTAATGTTGTTAATATCCAATGTGGTCCATTTTGCTAACCatacatttaatgtttttaaaccggcctcggtggtgtcgtcgtgGTTACCCATCACACatcaggctgataggtactgggtttgcagcctggtaccagctcccacccagagcgagttttaacgactcaatgggtaggtgtaagacccttacaccctcttctttctcactaacccactgtcctggacagatagccgaagtgtgtgtgtgtgtgtgtgcccaggacagcgtgcttgaactggAATCggatactgtagatcctgaaattaatgcgatcataatattaatgcgaaaaatgcgagtgcatgttattcgcattaataatattactcaTTTATTTCTACATGTGTGTTTTGTGTCCCACATTattaccaccccaccccccaaaaaaaattaacattctaATATGTTTATAGAAcagaactggaaaacaattcattgtaggTGAGACAGATTAATTTTCAAATGGTCCAGCGATTTATATGtcacacactattaaaacaaagattaaaattctaatacatttataaaacaactggagcacaGTTCATTGTAGAGgagacagactaattgtccaatagtccAGCAAGCTGCCAGCCACGTGTAACGATTGCAGGGTCTTTGGCCACCCTGTCAAAAGCCGACACGATCCATCACCCATGAATAGGTTTTAGCATGCGGTCGATCTTTTCTTTGTCTatactgaccggcctcggtggcgtcgtggcaggccatcggtctacaggctggtaggtactgggttcggatcccagtcgaggcatgggatttttaatcgagataccgactccaaaccctgagtgagtgctccgcaaggctcaatgggtaggtgtaaaccacttgcaccgaccagtgatccataactggttcaacaaaggccatggtttgtgctatcctgcctgtgggaagcgcaaataaaagatcccttgctgcctgtcgtaaaaagagtagcctatgtggcgacagcgggtttcctctaaaaacagtgtcagaatgaccatatgtttgacgtccaatagccgatgataagataaaaaatcaatgtgctctagcggcgtcgttaaataaaacaaactttacttttgtctATACTGTTCAAGTTCCCGGTAACTGTTTTGGCATACAGTTGTAATTGTACATTtatgctaatgtttagccagatttagATAACTAAACACATTACGTAAATGATTGTCGCAAAAATATGCtttgagttgatctcaccaaaaatATTAGGCactaaacaggttaactgatgtgtacacagacatgttagtgagttgatctcattgaagacgcCTGTAACTTGGATTTAACCAACAAGTACACAGACGTGTGGCGTTAGGAaagttaatatttcaaagggaggtcactcgcattaatttcatgtcacattttagtctTCTCACTGTTACTTACAATAATTTAGGgacacattaatttcaggaCCTTGTGTATaggttaaaatgaatgaatgtttttaatataccaaCTAAAACCCATCTGTCATGTTTTGTGAGGTTCACACACCACGAAGTTGAGATGGTGTAAACCTCTATGTAATCTCAAAGGGATTGTCCTGagttagttggaaacatcttacaaaggaAGCTAACAGATCCTCTTTGATGACTAAAactacatatttaatattttttgtttgtttacaatatcagtgtctgtataaacaagatgttttttgtcatcctaatgtttgtagtagccaaaaccggattttacctcttccccaccaaagaaaaaaatattacaaagaaacaattaaaaatgactgctacaaacattagcactcAACCACAGATACACAAGATATACAGACTATACTAAaccaaaaaatgtatttaatgttattttactcATCAAAAAGGCTTCATTAGTCAGAAGCATAAACATTACAATGGCTATAAAATCTTGAacgttttttttgggggggggggggggggggggggggggagtaacaAAACATGGGTGGGCCTTTATCGTTGGAGGTGAACAGGGATGGAAAATCTAAGATTTTTTATTATGGCCTAACATCACTGATTAAAAACGCCATATCAAgcttatcattaaacaaataatatctTTTTCAGGAACAAAATCGGCACAACCAACAGTTTCTGGACACAAGTCTCCCGTCAAAGATCAAACTCCAAGTAAGAATGACGACACTGTTTCTACTGTAACAGTTCATGATAGCAATGCATCCAGTTCACAGGAAGATACATTCACAGACGTGACTTCAACAGCTTTACCTGTGAGCACAAGTTCAAATTCTCCAGATGAGGGCCAACAGGTAATGATGTCAAAGGTTAACGAGAAACGGATACCTGCCATTTCAACATTGGCTGGTAGCTCCAGAGTGAAGCAAGTAGCTGATGTTGACGAAGAGCTGGACATTGATGCTGAAGAAAAAATGCAGGTATCTGTTGGAGGCCAACAAGAACGAATCTCGCAGAGTCAGGACATTGATGCTGATAAGGAAATGGAGGTTTCTGTTGAAGGCCAACAAGAACGAACCTCACAGAGTCAGGACATTGATGCTGCTAAGAAAATGGACGTTTCTGTTGAAGGCCAACAAGAATTGACCTTGCAAATTCAGGACTTTGATGCTTATGAGGAAATGCAGGTTTCTGTTGAAGACCAACAAGAACAGACATCGCAGAGTCAGAAAGATTTAACATCAACAGCAAAAGTTTTGTTGGAATCTCCATCACAGGAACCAAACCTAGGAACAGAATGTCACTCAGACAAAACAGTCACTGATGGTGGTAGCCAGAGAGACATAAAACTAACTGAAAACCAGAATGAATCAACTTCACCAGATGAAAAGAAGGAAGTGACAGTATCTAACGGGTCTAGTGAATCCACACAAGAAGTTGAAGCTTGTGTGGAAACATCAGGCGAATGTCAGTCCATGACTTCTACTGCTGAAAGTCACAATAAAAACAAGACTGTAGATGAAATGCACCTGGAAAGATCGATCTCTGAAAGTGAAGAAAGATCAGTAGATGAAAATCAACCAGAAACGTCTGTCAATGAATCAATACCAGTAGGTCACGGCCAAATGACTGTCCATGAAGGTGAGAATGGGTCGTTAACTGACTCTGTAGCCAGCAGTTAAAATGAGTCGTCATGGTGATACCCTGAAGTAAAGACTGCTAAACAAGTCAACAAGATGTCTGGAGGAAGGATGAGGTGTCCAATATTCAGCAGGCAATTGAAGATAAAAGAAACACTGGATGAGCTTTTGATCATTTAGATCATTGACCGATCAATTCAGTGGGATATATTgaaccatacacacacacacacaattatatatatatcaaaaacagTGTTCTgtaaatatcataaaataatttgagggtacataataaaaacaaaacagatcatacGTGCCCAAGCTCATATGCCCTCTAGCGTTATTCTGATATATGTGAGAAAAACACTAGATGACCGTGTGTAATACTTCAGTAATCCTTGacgaccaaatggtagccagctactgtgtctgAAATACACATTGTTTCCTAAATCAGAAGCTGCAgacctttagtttgattatttaaAATTGAGTCTCAGGCAGCATTTGTTCTTCCGAATTCACAATGGACCCATAATTCCAAGCTCAAGTGCATTTTGGTAACCATATTCAATTTGGAATTATCTCAAAATGGTTTTATAAACAGCCGATAACACTgggtttataattgtttattatatcGCACATCATTTCTACCAGTCTGGAAAGCCACACATTTATATTGCTGATATAtaatagtgatttccctagaaattcgGCActgcatggtagaccaaacacttttggggcattttcaccatttttggggcacttgtatttcactaaaaatacacaaaaatttattgaaataaacattaatataatttatgtgcttgctttaatgaatgaaagatataaaagacatattttattaattaataatacctttttgggtgtttatgtaattttagaattactgaaaaaggcttgtttaatctcagggcagcattgcactgattaaggcaagatgatgctagactattgaggcatggtgccgcaccatgctaaaacaagctagggaaaacactatataaTGTAGAAATTGCTGTTGCATGTAtgtgaattaaaagaaaaacaatgttggcaataaaagtatatttattggAGAATAGTGCtgtttgaataaactttattttctcTCTCTTACTCACTCCCTCTTTTTCACAATTTTGCAGTCTTGACAAATGCTAAGGCATAGTATTAACATTTCTGAATGACTGGATTCGAAACCGAGTTAAGTACACCAagataactattttattttacattaaattatCTAAGATTTGTTGTGAAACAAAATGCTATCTGGCTAATAAATTGTGCCAGGCAGAAGATGCTATTTCTATAAATACCAACCTACAAATTACAAGTGAATATACCTCTGGAATGTTGATTAATGAAGACTAAACACAATTCAGTATTACTGACTACTGTACTATTATTTCATAATTACCAGTAATGATATCAATATAGTCTTAACTTCCATTTTATTAGTAGAttttgtaggtagtactaaaccaaataacttctggctgggtcaaagttcaaggtgcaccaaacttttgatagagaagtgaccaccacaagtcctgtgattgataaatgtgagtgtgttggtggtaaaaaaaattgtttcatttgggcaaaaaatgtatgcaattttatttcatctagtatcaccgtctcaagtagccttgtgctaaaaaaaataaaagtactctaattttgtgcggaactagggtagttatagacactatccgttatctcagaaatgagcagcttgaccccccattttttctgattcactt encodes:
- the LOC121376855 gene encoding chromosome segregation in meiosis protein 3-like isoform X1; this encodes MLQCVRFTLKLLSRAAGTSSDMDSVPLEMDDIFAEHEDEDDNFPAPLPDLPEELEPLDMSLDDVNPSQDTENAEVLAKLKDLSKGAARRVVRRPIPKLDSARLTGDRGIPILPQVFKDITFKGKGHEAEDLKLIMGKLEHWAHRLFPKMPFDEVLEKIEKLGSKKDVQTCIKKMRLDMPVLDEDFVTRDEENDLVTEPADTGEVETNDPQSVGKLDQDAEEAFDEMMRENEEEETNNIPSSPYTPRPSSSLVSPSITPGHGSSVVSPSITPGHSSSVVTPSATPRIQGMPVTASGSTPSHGLTPDQMERIERNRRLAMEKRNARLHSATGTKSAQPTVSGHKSPVKDQTPSKNDDTVSTVTVHDSNASSSQEDTFTDVTSTALPVSTSSNSPDEGQQVMMSKVNEKRIPAISTLAGSSRVKQVADVDEELDIDAEEKMQVSVGGQQERISQSQDIDADKEMEVSVEGQQERTSQSQDIDAAKKMDVSVEGQQELTLQIQDFDAYEEMQVSVEDQQEQTSQSQKDLTSTAKVLLESPSQEPNLGTECHSDKTVTDGGSQRDIKLTENQNESTSPDEKKEVTVSNGSSESTQEVEACVETSGECQSMTSTAESHNKNKTVDEMHLERSISESEERSVDENQPETSVNESIPVGHGQMTVHEGENGSLTDSVASS
- the LOC121376855 gene encoding chromosome segregation in meiosis protein 3-like isoform X2 produces the protein MDSVPLEMDDIFAEHEDEDDNFPAPLPDLPEELEPLDMSLDDVNPSQDTENAEVLAKLKDLSKGAARRVVRRPIPKLDSARLTGDRGIPILPQVFKDITFKGKGHEAEDLKLIMGKLEHWAHRLFPKMPFDEVLEKIEKLGSKKDVQTCIKKMRLDMPVLDEDFVTRDEENDLVTEPADTGEVETNDPQSVGKLDQDAEEAFDEMMRENEEEETNNIPSSPYTPRPSSSLVSPSITPGHGSSVVSPSITPGHSSSVVTPSATPRIQGMPVTASGSTPSHGLTPDQMERIERNRRLAMEKRNARLHSATGTKSAQPTVSGHKSPVKDQTPSKNDDTVSTVTVHDSNASSSQEDTFTDVTSTALPVSTSSNSPDEGQQVMMSKVNEKRIPAISTLAGSSRVKQVADVDEELDIDAEEKMQVSVGGQQERISQSQDIDADKEMEVSVEGQQERTSQSQDIDAAKKMDVSVEGQQELTLQIQDFDAYEEMQVSVEDQQEQTSQSQKDLTSTAKVLLESPSQEPNLGTECHSDKTVTDGGSQRDIKLTENQNESTSPDEKKEVTVSNGSSESTQEVEACVETSGECQSMTSTAESHNKNKTVDEMHLERSISESEERSVDENQPETSVNESIPVGHGQMTVHEGENGSLTDSVASS